Proteins from a single region of Corylus avellana chromosome ca11, CavTom2PMs-1.0:
- the LOC132166564 gene encoding ARF guanine-nucleotide exchange factor GNL2 encodes MEKASDQNHDGEENNCPSCREKKKDSAAKSRRKELGVSCMLNTELGAVLAVIRRPPDLASQYFSPDEHYFDSAILQSLKSLRAFIFNPQQEWRTIYPSIFLSPFLDVIQGDDIPAAATGVALSAILKILRLEIFDEKTPGAKESINSIVNGITSCRLEKTDPGSEDAVMMKILQVLTAIMKHPASLLLTDHAVCTIVNTCFQVVQQSASRGDLLQRSARYAMHEVIQTIFSRLPEIEAKDGEDSESDSDDVDVGGNSDAGYGVRCAVDIFYFFCSLLNVVEVVETEGSTSHTVDEDVQLFALVLINSAIELSGDAIGKHPKLLRMIQDDLFHHLIHYGTRSSPLVLSMICSSVLNIYNFLRRFIRLQLEAFFVYVLLRVAALVSAMPLQEVALEGIINFCRQPTFVIEVYVNYDCDPLGRNLFEEIGKLLCKDSFPVASPVTTLQVQAFEGLAAMIHNIADSVDREDDSSPFGPYPLEITEYSPFWEEKSEDELESWVEFVRIRKAQKKKILIAANHFNRDEKKGLEYLKLSRLVSDPPDPKAHAFFFRYTPGLNKNMIGDYLGDPDELHIEVLKEFTDTFKFSGMILDTALRTYLETFRLPGESQKIQRILEAFSEKYYDQQSSDVFATKDAVFILCYSLIMLNTDQHNPQVKKKMTEDEFIRNNRAINAGKDLPREYLSELFHSISNHAITLFGQSAVSLEMTPSRWIELINRSKITQPFIVCDFDRHLGRDMFACIAGPSVASLSAFFEHIDEEELLHKCVEVLFSIARIAQYGLEDTLDEVLASFCKFTTLLNPYASAEETLFAFSNDMKPKMATLAVFTVANNFGESIRGGWRNIVDCLLKLKRLKLLPQSVIEFDTASTSSPDVPKESESAIIFPTRDKFGSHRASGTISRFSHFLSLDSVEDSLSLNVSEFEQNLKIIKQCRIGNIFSNSSNLPDDALFNLGRSLIFAAAGKGQKFSTPVEEEETVGFCWDLVIAISMANIQKFQAFWPNFHEYMLAVAQFPMFSPIPFAEKAIIGLLRLSLKLLATYRAEKFPEELIFKSINLMWKLDKEILDTCCEFITQSVSKILIEYPANLQTQLGWKSVLHLLSVAGRHSETYDQAVETLIMLMSDGTHVSRTNYAYCIDCAFGFVALKNSPLEKNLKMLDLMADSVNLLIQWYKNHYSEPGNNFSIASNTSNSSAEENSRGLGSANFVMNLFLKLGEALRKSSLARREEMRNHAILALQKSFTLAEELDFTSTNCINCFNLIVFAMIDDLHEKMLEYSRRDNSEREMRSMEGTLKIAMELLTDVYLQFLKQISESYGFRTFWLGVLRRMDTCMKADLGEYGKSTIEELVPDLLKKMITQMKEKEILVQKEGDDLWEITYIQIQWIAPSLKEELFPELAF; translated from the exons ATGGAGAAAGCAAGTGATCAAAATCACGACGGCGAAGAAAACAACTGCCCGTCATGccgagaaaagaagaaagattcgGCAGCCAAATCCAGAAGGAAAGAGCTGGGCGTCTCCTGCATGCTAAACACCGAACTGGGCGCTGTTCTTGCCGTGATCCGCCGTCCTCCGGATCTGGCTTCCCAGTACTTCTCCCCGGACGAGCATTATTTTGACTCTGCAATCCTACAATCCTTGAAATCACTTCGAGCTTTCATCTTCAATCCCCAACAAGAATGGCGCACCATCTATCCCTCCATCTTTCTCTCCCCGTTCCTGGACGTGATACAGGGTGATGACATCCCGGCAGCAGCCACCGGTGTGGCTCTCTCAGCCATTTTGAAAATCCTCAGGCTGGAAATCTTCGACGAGAAGACCCCGGGGGCGAAAGAGTCTATTAATTCCATTGTCAACGGGATCACGAGCTGTCGGTTAGAGAAAACCGATCCGGGTTCAGAGGATGCCGTGATGATGAAGATTTTACAGGTTCTAACTGCGATAATGAAGCACCCCGCCTCGCTTTTGCTCACCGATCACGCCGTTTGCACCATTGTCAATACGTGTTTTCAGGTGGTGCAGCAATCGGCTAGCAGAGGCGATTTGCTTCAGCGCAGTGCCCGGTACGCGATGCACGAGGTCATCCAGACGATATTCTCCCGGTTGCCAGAGATCGAGGCCAAGGATGGGGAGGATTCGGAGTCGGATTCCGATGATGTCGATGTCGGCGGCAATTCGGATGCCGGGTACGGCGTTCGATGTGCAGTTGATATCTTTTACTTCTTCTGCTCCCTGCTGAATGTAGTTGAAGTAGTGGAGACGGAGGGCTCTACTTCTCATACTGTAGATGAAGATGTCCAGCTTTTTGCATTGGTTTTGATCAATTCCGCAATAGAATTAAGCGGAGATGCAATTGGGAAGCACCCGAAGCTTTTGAGGATGATCCAGGATGATCTATTTCACCATTTGATCCACTACGGGACGCGTTCGAGCCCTCTTGTTTTGTCAATGATTTGCAGCTCAGTTTTGAATATCTACAACTTTCTTCGAAG GTTTATTCGTCTCCAACTAGAAGCTTTCTTCGTGTATGTGCTGCTCAGAGTTGCTGCTCTTGTAAGCGCAATGCCACTCCAAGAAGTTGCTCTTGAAGGGATTATAAATTTCTGCAGGCAACCAACGTTTGTAATTGAAGTCTACGTGAACTATGATTGTGATCCCCTCGGCCGAAATCTGTTTGAGGAGATTGGGAAGCTACTTTGCAAGGATTCATTTCCAGTGGCTAGCCCTGTGACCACTTTGCAGGTACAAGCCTTTGAAGGATTAGCAGCCATGATTCACAATATTGCAGATAGCGTTGACAGAGAAGACGATTCGAGCCCTTTCGGTCCATACCCACTTGAGATCACCGAGTATAGTCCCTTTTGGGAGGAGAAATCCGAAGATGAATTGGAATCTTGGGTAGAATTTGTAAGGATACGGAAagcacaaaaaaagaaaatattgattgCTGCAAACCATTTCAATAGAGATGAAAAGAAGGGTTTGGAGTACCTGAAACTTTCTAGGTTGGTTTCTGATCCCCCAGATCCAAAAGCGCACGCTTTCTTCTTCCGCTATACTCCCGGACTAAACAAGAACATGATTGGGGATTATCTTGGTGACCCTGATGAGTTACACATTGAAGTTCTTAAAGAATTCACTGATACCTTTAAATTTTCAGGGATGATTCTTGACACTGCTCTACGCACTTATCTTGAGACTTTCCGGTTGCCTGGAGAGTCCCAAAAGATACAGCGGATTCTTGAAGCATTCTCAGAGAAATATTATGATCAACAATCCTCAGATGTTTTTGCAACCAAGGATGCAGTTTTCATTCTATGCTACTCCCTCATTATGCTCAATACAGATCAGCATAATCCgcaagtgaagaagaagatgacagAAGATGAGTTCATCAGGAACAATAGAGCAATCAATGCAGGGAAGGATCTTCCTAGAGAGTACCTCTCAGAGCTTTTTCATTCCATTTCAAACCATGCTATCACCTTGTTTGGTCAGTCTGCTGTGTCACTAGAAATGACTCCAAGCAGATGGATCGAGCTGATAAACCGATCCAAAATCACACAGCCTTTCATAGTATGCGATTTTGATCGTCATTTGGGAAGAGATATGTTTGCTTGCATTGCTGGCCCATCAGTTGCTTCTCTGTCAGCATTCTTTGAGCATATTGATGAAGAAGAATTGCTCCACAAATGCGTTGAAGTGCTATTCTCAATAGCCAGGATAGCTCAGTATGGATTGGAAGACACTTTAGATGAAGTCCTTGCCTCATTCTGCAAATTCACTACACTGTTGAATCCTTATGCATCCGCAGAAGAAACCCTATTTGCTTTTAGCAATGATATGAAGCCAAAAATGGCGACACTAGCCGTTTTCACTGTCGCCAACAACTTCGGGGAATCGATTCGAGGGGGATGGAGAAATATTGTGGACTGCTTATTGAAACTTAAAAGGCTAAAACTACTTCCTCAATCTGTCATCGAATTTGATACTGCTTCCACCTCATCACCCGACGTCCCAAAGGAATCTGAATCAGCCATAATCTTCCCTACCCGTGATAAATTTGGCAGTCACCGAGCTTCTGGCACGATTAGTCggttttctcattttctgtcACTAGATAGCGTGGAAGACTCTTTATCCCTAAACGTGAGTGAATTTGAACAGAATCTGAAGATCATCAAACAGTGCCGTATTGGGAATATCTTCAGCAATAGCTCAAACTTGCCTGATGATGCTTTGTTCAATCTAGGTCGCTCTCTGATATTTGCAGCTGCTGGAAAAGGCCAAAAATTCAGCACACCggtcgaagaagaagaaactgttGGGTTTTGTTGGGATTTAGTCATTGCCATTTCTATGGCCAATATCCAAAAGTTCCAGGCATTTTGGCCCAATTTTCATGAATATATGTTAGCAGTTGCTCAGTTTCCTATGTTCTCCCCCATTCCATTCGCAGAGAAGGCTATTATAGGACTCCTAAGGCTTTCTCTTAAGCTCCTTGCTACATACCGAGCTGAGAAATTCCCTGAAGAGCTCATTTTCAAGTCTATCAACTTAATGTGGAAACTCGATAAAGAAATTCTGGACACTTGTTGCGAGTTCATAACACAATCAGTGAGCAAGATTCTTATTGAGTATCCTGCAAATTTGCAAACCCAGCTCGGATGGAAATCAGTCCTTCATTTGTTATCGGTCGCCGGGCGGCACTCTGAAACCTACGATCAGGCGGTTGAGACTCTGATCATGTTGATGTCGGACGGGACGCACGTTTCACGGACAAACTACGCCTACTGTATAGATTGTGCATTTGGTTTTGTTGCACTCAAGAACAGTCCACTGGAGAAGAATTTGAAGATGCTGGACCTCATGGCAGATTCTGTGAATTTGTTGATCCAATGGTATAAAAATCATTACTCAGAACCGGGGAACAATTTCAGCATTGCAAGCAATACAAGCAACTCCTCTGCAGAGGAAAATTCAAGAGGTCTTGGCTCTGCAAATTTTGTAATGAATCTGTTTCTTAAACTAGGGGAAGCCCTTAGAAAGAGCAGCTTAGCCCGGCGAGAAGAGATGAGAAACCATGCAATCCTAGCTCTTCAAAAAAGCTTCACACTTGCTGAGGAATTGGATTTCACATCAACCAACTGTATTAACTGCTTTAATCTTATAGTTTTTGCAATGATAGATGATTTGCACGAAAAGATGTTGGAATACTCGAGAAGGGACAACTCGGAGAGGGAGATGAGAAGTATGGAAGGGACCCTGAAGATTGCAATGGAGCTCTTGACCGATGTGTATTTGCAGTTCTTGAAACAAATATCAGAGAGTTATGGGTTTCGGACATTCTGGTTAGGGGTGTTGAGAAGAATGGATACATGCATGAAGGCTGATTTGGGAGAGTATGGTAAATCAACAATTGAAGAATTAGTCCCTGACTTGTTGAAGAAGATGATCACTCAGATGAAGGAAAAAGAGATTTTAGTGCAGAAGGAAGGTGATGATCTCTGGGAGATTACATATATTCAAATCCAATGGATAGCTCCTTCGCTCAAGGAGGAACTATTTCCTGAATTAGCTTTTTAG